A single Flavobacterium sp. 1 DNA region contains:
- a CDS encoding rhodanese-like domain-containing protein: protein MENQTLVKEICTTTTQEWVANGALLVDVRETEEVAELSYDVPNIMHIPLTQFEERFSEIPKDKEVVMVCKSGGRSLRAAGVLINHGYDKVVNMQHGMIRWAQKGFPTKGNTASVLGNTQDSGCCGKCC, encoded by the coding sequence ATGGAAAATCAGACATTAGTAAAAGAAATTTGCACAACAACAACGCAAGAATGGGTAGCAAACGGAGCATTGTTAGTAGATGTGCGGGAGACAGAGGAAGTAGCGGAACTGTCTTATGATGTCCCTAATATAATGCATATTCCACTAACACAATTTGAAGAACGTTTCTCGGAAATTCCAAAAGATAAAGAAGTTGTTATGGTTTGTAAAAGTGGTGGCAGAAGTCTAAGAGCTGCAGGGGTTTTAATAAATCACGGTTATGATAAAGTAGTAAATATGCAGCACGGAATGATTCGTTGGGCGCAGAAAGGATTTCCAACTAAAGGCAATACAGCATCAGTTTTAGGAAATACGCAAGACAGTGGATGTTGCGGTAAATGCTGTTAA
- a CDS encoding efflux RND transporter permease subunit, whose amino-acid sequence MQEGISGKIAHFFINSKLTILLMVALMIIGVYSSFLIPREEEPQINVPMADVMVGYPGASPTEVESRVAKPLEKIISNIKGVEHVYTTALNGQAILIVQFYVGQDVERSYVKLYDELAKHEDMFPKGVYKPIVKTRSIDDVPMLGLTLWSETQDDFQLRQIAEEVTSEIEKVKDVAITKEIGGRNRELKVILDKDKMAENGVDALGVMQMIQANNGSSQSGSFVNNDKEYLVTTGQFLSNAEDIENLVVGINKNLPVYLKQVAKVQDGPSTAKSYVSFGYGKANEKFKSAKSEYPAVTISVGKVKGADAMKISAKIIAKVEQLKKSLIPNDVHVEVTRNYGETASHKVGELLLHLGIAIIAVTILVILAMGWRGGLVVFFSVPLTFALTLFAYYLLGYTLNRITLFALVFVVGIVVDDSIIIAENMHRHFKMKRLPFKQAAIYAINEVGNPTILATFTVIAAILPMAFVSGLMGPYMSPMPIGASIAMILSLFVALTVTPYLGYHLLQEKEEQEHKQEAGMETSWVYKIYNKLERPLLESSSKRKILLLITVVLLVGSVTMFFTKSVVVKMLPFDNKNEFQVVIDMPEGTTLERTAAVTKEIAQYLSTKPEVVNYQNYIGTSAPITFNGLVRHYDLRGGSNMADIQVNLLHKEDRDLQSHDIAKEMRPEIQKIAKKYGANVKIIEVPPGPPVLSTLVAEIYGPNYKDQIKVANQVRTILQNNPDVVDIDWTVEDNQTEYKLKIDKEKAMLNGIAPQQVVGNLTYLLKEYPISNLYDENSNDNVGIVLSLDDKDKTSLQDIENLKIKGIQENMIPVGDLVKAEMDTLQKTIYRKDQKRVVYVTADMAGALESPVYAILGMNEKLAKMQLPKGYKVNELYMEQPTDESDFTVKWDGEWQITLEVFRDLGVAFMVVIVIIYMLIVGWFQNFKTPMVMMLAIPLSLIGIVFGHWLLNAYFTATSFIGMIALAGVMVRNSVLLIDFIEIRLNEGVPLKQAIIEAGAVRTTPILLTTGAVVIGASIILFDPIFQGLAISLVFGAIVSTVLTLLVVPLIYYITERKKWESSPNPSEKGEIETPNK is encoded by the coding sequence ATGCAAGAAGGAATTTCAGGTAAAATAGCCCATTTTTTCATCAATTCGAAGTTAACGATACTGTTGATGGTGGCTTTGATGATTATAGGAGTGTACAGTTCGTTTCTGATCCCGAGGGAGGAAGAACCGCAAATAAATGTTCCGATGGCCGACGTAATGGTGGGTTATCCAGGGGCAAGTCCAACAGAAGTGGAAAGCCGTGTGGCAAAACCTTTAGAAAAAATCATTTCGAATATCAAAGGTGTCGAGCACGTGTACACAACGGCTTTGAACGGTCAAGCTATTTTGATTGTTCAGTTCTATGTTGGTCAAGATGTAGAGCGTTCCTACGTGAAATTGTATGACGAGTTGGCGAAACACGAAGATATGTTTCCGAAAGGCGTTTATAAACCCATCGTAAAAACCCGTTCGATTGACGATGTGCCAATGTTGGGATTAACGCTTTGGAGCGAAACCCAAGATGATTTTCAATTGCGCCAAATTGCCGAAGAAGTGACTTCAGAAATTGAGAAAGTGAAAGACGTAGCGATTACCAAAGAAATTGGCGGTCGAAATCGTGAGTTGAAAGTAATTTTAGACAAAGATAAAATGGCCGAAAATGGTGTGGATGCTTTGGGAGTTATGCAAATGATTCAGGCCAATAACGGCAGTTCACAATCGGGTAGTTTTGTCAATAACGACAAAGAATATTTAGTTACCACGGGACAATTTTTATCGAATGCCGAAGATATAGAAAACTTGGTAGTGGGTATTAATAAAAACCTGCCGGTGTATTTAAAACAAGTGGCCAAAGTGCAAGACGGCCCCTCAACAGCCAAAAGTTATGTGTCGTTTGGGTATGGCAAAGCCAATGAAAAATTCAAATCCGCCAAATCCGAATATCCTGCTGTGACTATTTCTGTTGGAAAAGTGAAAGGTGCGGATGCGATGAAAATATCAGCAAAAATTATTGCCAAAGTAGAACAATTAAAAAAGAGTTTAATTCCAAACGATGTACACGTTGAAGTAACCCGTAACTATGGTGAAACCGCTTCGCACAAAGTAGGCGAATTGTTGTTGCACTTAGGCATTGCGATTATTGCCGTTACGATTTTGGTGATTCTGGCAATGGGCTGGAGAGGCGGATTGGTCGTGTTTTTCTCCGTTCCGTTGACGTTTGCCTTGACTCTTTTTGCCTATTATTTATTGGGTTATACGTTGAACAGAATCACGCTTTTTGCCTTGGTTTTCGTGGTGGGAATTGTCGTTGATGATAGTATTATTATTGCCGAGAATATGCACCGTCATTTCAAAATGAAGCGGCTGCCATTCAAACAAGCGGCAATTTATGCTATTAACGAAGTAGGAAATCCAACAATTTTGGCAACGTTTACCGTAATTGCGGCAATATTACCAATGGCTTTCGTATCGGGATTGATGGGACCTTATATGAGCCCAATGCCGATTGGGGCTTCGATTGCGATGATTTTATCTTTGTTTGTAGCTTTGACTGTTACACCTTATTTGGGGTATCATTTGCTGCAGGAGAAAGAGGAACAAGAACACAAACAGGAAGCAGGAATGGAAACCAGTTGGGTGTATAAAATCTATAACAAATTGGAACGACCTTTATTGGAAAGCAGTTCTAAAAGAAAAATTCTCTTATTGATAACGGTTGTTTTATTAGTTGGTTCGGTAACGATGTTTTTTACCAAATCGGTAGTGGTAAAAATGTTGCCTTTCGATAACAAAAATGAATTCCAAGTGGTAATTGATATGCCCGAAGGAACGACATTGGAACGTACTGCGGCCGTGACCAAAGAAATTGCACAATATCTTTCGACCAAGCCAGAAGTGGTGAATTACCAGAATTACATAGGTACTTCGGCTCCGATAACTTTCAACGGTTTGGTGCGTCATTATGATTTGCGCGGTGGCAGTAATATGGCCGACATACAAGTAAATTTATTGCATAAAGAAGACCGTGATTTACAAAGTCACGACATCGCCAAGGAAATGCGTCCTGAGATTCAGAAAATTGCTAAGAAATATGGTGCGAATGTAAAAATTATAGAAGTTCCACCAGGACCACCAGTTTTATCGACTTTGGTTGCAGAAATTTATGGTCCTAATTATAAAGATCAAATAAAAGTAGCGAATCAGGTAAGAACGATTTTGCAAAACAATCCAGATGTAGTTGACATAGATTGGACGGTAGAAGACAACCAAACGGAATACAAACTGAAAATCGACAAAGAAAAAGCAATGTTGAACGGTATTGCACCTCAACAAGTGGTAGGTAATCTGACATATTTATTGAAAGAATATCCAATTTCGAATTTGTATGATGAAAATTCCAATGATAATGTAGGCATCGTTCTTTCGCTTGACGACAAAGACAAAACAAGTTTGCAGGACATTGAGAACCTAAAAATTAAAGGAATTCAGGAAAATATGATTCCGGTGGGCGATTTGGTAAAAGCAGAAATGGATACGTTACAAAAAACCATTTACCGAAAAGATCAAAAACGCGTGGTTTATGTAACTGCAGATATGGCTGGAGCGCTGGAAAGTCCTGTGTATGCCATTTTGGGAATGAATGAAAAACTAGCCAAAATGCAATTACCAAAAGGATATAAAGTCAACGAACTCTATATGGAACAACCAACAGACGAAAGTGATTTTACCGTAAAATGGGATGGCGAATGGCAAATTACCTTGGAAGTTTTCCGTGATTTGGGAGTGGCGTTCATGGTGGTTATCGTAATTATTTATATGCTGATTGTGGGCTGGTTCCAAAACTTCAAAACGCCTATGGTGATGATGTTAGCCATTCCGCTTTCGCTAATAGGAATTGTGTTTGGCCATTGGTTGCTCAATGCTTATTTTACGGCGACTTCATTTATCGGAATGATTGCATTAGCTGGAGTAATGGTCAGGAACTCGGTATTGCTTATTGATTTTATCGAAATCCGACTGAACGAAGGCGTACCCTTGAAACAAGCCATTATTGAGGCTGGTGCGGTACGTACTACGCCAATTTTGTTAACCACAGGTGCTGTAGTTATTGGAGCTTCCATTATTTTGTTTGATCCTATCTTTCAAGGTTTGGCGATTTCATTGGTATTTGGAGCCATTGTTTCTACAGTGTTAACCTTGCTGGTAGTGCCTTTGATATATTACATCACCGAAAGAAAAAAATGGGAATCCTCCCCCAACCCTTCCGAAAAAGGGGAAATAGAAACTCCTAATAAATAA
- a CDS encoding efflux RND transporter periplasmic adaptor subunit, with protein MKKIFIPIMTIALAFLTSCNGEKKESLTKEPAIVVKVSRASENNNGQFVTASGKIEAENSANLSTRIMGYVTKIHVQVGQKVNAGQLLVSINNTDLQAKKAQVDASIIQATAGYNNAKKDYDRFVNLFKQQSASQKELDDMTARYEMAKAGLEGAKQMRNEVMAQFSYSNITAPFGGLVTNTFVKEGDMANPGMPLVSVEGASRLQVTAMVSENDISAIKKGMAVKVLVKSSNENLNGKVNEVSLSAKNTGGQYLVKINLDKTDSSVLSGMFVNVQFPVSNAIHPSDSEQAKQTKTNEKVLVPESALVQQGQLTGIYTIGTGNTAILRWLRIGKNFGNQVEVLSGLSTNEQYILSANGKLYNGALVSVQ; from the coding sequence ATGAAAAAGATATTTATCCCAATAATGACAATTGCTCTAGCTTTTTTAACTTCCTGCAACGGAGAAAAGAAAGAATCTCTAACTAAAGAACCTGCCATCGTAGTAAAAGTAAGCCGTGCGTCCGAAAACAACAATGGTCAATTTGTAACGGCAAGCGGTAAAATTGAAGCCGAAAACTCAGCCAATTTAAGCACTCGAATAATGGGTTATGTAACCAAAATCCACGTTCAAGTGGGGCAAAAAGTAAATGCGGGACAATTGTTAGTAAGCATCAACAACACCGATTTGCAAGCCAAAAAAGCACAAGTGGATGCCAGTATTATACAAGCTACCGCAGGTTACAACAATGCAAAAAAAGATTACGACCGTTTTGTGAATTTGTTCAAACAGCAAAGTGCTTCGCAAAAAGAATTGGATGATATGACTGCCCGCTATGAAATGGCAAAAGCAGGTTTGGAAGGCGCCAAACAAATGCGCAACGAAGTGATGGCACAATTTTCATACTCTAATATCACGGCTCCTTTTGGGGGCTTGGTGACCAATACTTTTGTAAAAGAAGGCGATATGGCCAATCCGGGAATGCCGTTAGTAAGTGTGGAAGGCGCTTCGAGATTGCAAGTCACGGCTATGGTTTCCGAAAATGACATTAGTGCTATCAAAAAAGGAATGGCTGTAAAAGTACTGGTGAAATCGTCTAACGAAAACCTGAACGGAAAAGTAAATGAAGTGAGTCTATCTGCAAAAAATACAGGAGGTCAATATTTGGTTAAAATCAATTTGGACAAAACCGATTCTTCAGTTTTATCAGGAATGTTCGTAAATGTTCAGTTTCCTGTTTCCAATGCCATACACCCGAGCGATAGCGAACAGGCGAAGCAAACAAAAACAAACGAAAAAGTTTTGGTTCCCGAAAGCGCTTTGGTGCAACAAGGGCAGTTAACCGGAATTTATACTATCGGGACTGGAAATACAGCCATACTAAGATGGCTGCGCATTGGTAAAAACTTCGGCAATCAAGTAGAAGTTTTGTCTGGTTTATCGACAAATGAACAATATATCCTTTCAGCTAACGGGAAATTGTATAATGGAGCTTTGGTTAGTGTTCAGTAG
- a CDS encoding TolC family protein, producing MKKINFILLGIIAITHLGYSQDTIAISKKDIWMKAEDKNLQIKMANQNFKSAQADYRQSNSLFLPNISASHTSMATTNPLMAFGFKLNQGILTPSDFDPAKLNNPSQTQNFATRIDVLQPLINVDGLYGRQAAKSKMDAYQLQTERTKEYLELEINKAFMQLQMSYKAVKVIEKANATAEANLKLIQNYFNQGILQKTDLLSMQVRVNEVQNQLQYAKSNVQNASDYLAFLLDEGTANKVYKPIEELDNSIVIDAFNTSLLDNRKDIQAMNKTTESYGKMLQSSKMNFLPRLNAFGSYEMYAQELFGSNSNGYVVGVQLSWNAFDGYKSIGKMEKAKADFQKSEIETQQYKAQSQMELSKANRQLRDAENKVNLEKLALEQSKEAYRIRSNRFTQGLEKTTDLLLTETQMYQKELEYLQAVFEYNYTQEYLQFLTK from the coding sequence ATGAAGAAAATCAATTTTATACTACTGGGAATTATAGCAATAACCCATTTGGGATATAGTCAAGATACAATAGCGATTTCTAAAAAGGATATTTGGATGAAAGCAGAAGACAAGAACCTGCAAATCAAAATGGCGAATCAAAACTTCAAATCGGCTCAGGCTGATTATCGCCAATCAAATTCGTTGTTCTTACCAAATATCTCGGCTTCACACACTTCTATGGCAACCACCAATCCATTGATGGCTTTTGGTTTCAAATTGAATCAGGGAATTTTAACTCCTTCGGACTTTGATCCTGCAAAACTGAATAATCCGTCACAAACCCAAAATTTTGCGACACGAATTGATGTTTTGCAACCGCTTATCAACGTTGATGGATTGTATGGACGACAAGCTGCCAAATCCAAAATGGATGCCTATCAATTGCAAACCGAAAGAACCAAAGAATATTTGGAACTCGAAATCAACAAGGCTTTTATGCAGTTGCAAATGAGTTACAAAGCCGTAAAAGTAATTGAAAAAGCAAATGCCACGGCTGAAGCCAATTTGAAATTGATTCAGAATTATTTCAATCAGGGAATTTTGCAAAAAACCGATTTACTGTCGATGCAAGTGCGCGTCAATGAAGTTCAAAATCAATTGCAGTATGCCAAAAGCAATGTGCAAAACGCTTCGGATTATTTGGCTTTTCTATTAGATGAAGGTACTGCGAACAAAGTGTACAAACCAATTGAAGAATTGGACAATTCAATAGTGATTGATGCTTTCAACACTTCCTTATTGGATAATCGAAAAGACATTCAAGCGATGAATAAAACAACCGAATCCTATGGCAAAATGCTACAATCGAGTAAAATGAATTTCTTGCCGAGATTGAACGCTTTTGGAAGTTACGAAATGTATGCCCAAGAACTTTTTGGATCTAATTCTAATGGATATGTAGTGGGGGTACAATTGTCTTGGAATGCTTTTGACGGGTATAAATCAATTGGTAAGATGGAAAAAGCCAAAGCTGATTTTCAAAAATCGGAAATAGAGACCCAACAATACAAAGCGCAAAGCCAAATGGAATTAAGCAAAGCCAACAGACAACTTAGAGATGCCGAAAATAAAGTGAATTTAGAAAAACTGGCCTTGGAACAATCCAAAGAAGCCTACCGAATAAGAAGCAATCGCTTTACGCAAGGGCTAGAAAAAACAACGGATTTATTGCTCACAGAAACACAGATGTATCAAAAAGAACTTGAGTATTTACAAGCCGTTTTTGAATACAATTACACACAGGAATACTTGCAGTTTTTGACGAAGTAG
- a CDS encoding helix-turn-helix transcriptional regulator has protein sequence MQNTKTDYFTKEQEQTARFAKALGHPVRIAILQLLNSQSCCYHGDMAEELPIAKSTLSQHLNELKDAGLIQGTITPPTVKYCINRENWIIAKTLIDDLLR, from the coding sequence ATGCAAAATACAAAAACAGATTATTTTACAAAAGAGCAAGAACAAACAGCCCGTTTTGCAAAAGCATTAGGACATCCCGTAAGAATAGCCATTTTGCAATTACTTAATTCTCAATCTTGCTGCTATCATGGAGATATGGCGGAGGAGCTGCCTATTGCTAAATCAACCTTATCACAACACCTAAATGAACTTAAAGATGCCGGTCTGATTCAAGGAACCATTACACCTCCTACTGTAAAGTATTGTATTAATCGTGAGAATTGGATAATTGCAAAAACATTAATAGACGACTTACTTAGGTAA
- a CDS encoding thioredoxin family protein, producing MSKTIKVLGPGCPKCKTTFHNVEEAVKQLGIEAEIIKIEDIEEMMKYNVLTTPVLLVDEVIKVKGRIAQIDEIKEFLK from the coding sequence ATGAGTAAAACAATTAAAGTATTAGGACCAGGTTGTCCAAAATGTAAAACAACATTTCATAATGTTGAAGAAGCAGTGAAGCAATTAGGCATTGAAGCAGAAATAATCAAAATTGAAGACATCGAAGAAATGATGAAATACAATGTGCTAACTACTCCTGTGTTACTGGTGGATGAAGTTATAAAAGTAAAGGGCAGAATTGCTCAAATAGATGAAATTAAAGAATTCTTAAAATAA
- a CDS encoding two-component regulator propeller domain-containing protein, whose amino-acid sequence MVIRLFVLCFITVQLFGQQIKFENFTTNQGLSNNSVIDIENDKNGGLWIATWDGLNYYDGYNFKIFKHNFEDPKAISSNYITKLTKDNAGFIWLITKEGDVNRYIGNGEFVKFKFNSIPKNFQFSQKGNIVVQTSTAYYEFKGGAFLEIPYNSIKKNDAKSLKSILLKKYPELIINDVLKDKAGNIWYATRKNGLYIIANDITKSIQHLTSDLYLPYSFNSNEIETLHEDAFGNIWLGQKDGGLSMAYAGSERINTIVPHPIKEPHLPTETIRAITKDADGKTWLGYYTNGLYRYNVKRHCYEKYVINEAVLNPDWERVRSLFTASDGTIWVGTYKGIIHISGTKHTCYEAENIKELPNNRSYSIYEDENKQLWIGCWGGLAKYNLATEKFESFKGQKALNKYHIRCVKKDKQNLILATENNGVIVFNLDTNVVNQISKQQGILGNSVYSVLIDKTTDNYWIASLGGVSIFNKKKGLVKNIAESDGLPSHMVYGLIDNGDKVWISTTKGIASIDKRTFKITSYNPNHGWQAPEFSEGAYYKDNKGLLFFGGVNGLNYFNPNNIHSNNSTEKIKLTVDGNENYLAAIEKSFTNNELEIEITPIVFPKESKCEIYYKLEGRDKNWILLQDIRKIEYANLSSGDYQFFIKQGKNGIAQPVFFTLHISKAFYETVLFYILLSVIILISCMLLIYIKNKTAAAQQKYLVAKIQARTAVIESQKKDLQAINEKLDEKNKKILEQKEKLLRLHSDLKNENFEIEKFRAFMLAEFQDPIAKIIKISNSHKKDNEAERDLLFQSGKLADLISGWNYLSYVKDIGSVKKSAINLFPILKNSIQKLKKELQRNQVNLNCEIDNSPNFVSIDVLRLKLLLQYFFNDISKYSETDSTLNIEIGYENNFLKVTVVSDSIILKNNWYNILHYSPYLKALHVLLEDLKGEFFDNSDGKFKSTLQIPLEFASENLKMKETISWKHFNSQDQLSSDKELFLVFSDQSDYTAANQVLESSNYHLLFENSVANLNSAIKQINFSALVFYQATFSKELVYFLNSNRKNSGLKMPMIYISEDINYELHEQLLELGIETLIQLPASASFISKKIASLIDKNKETQQENKMQQKIFEILTEDDPLITNNDKLVKQALEMIKKELQDSSFNVETLVEHLGISRVKCYRIFKETLNQSPSDVITSFRLQKAEILLRTKKLNVSEISFECGYNDPKYFGRSFKKYFGKSPKEYKAFS is encoded by the coding sequence ATGGTTATAAGGTTATTTGTACTATGTTTTATTACAGTACAGTTATTTGGACAACAAATAAAGTTTGAGAATTTTACCACGAATCAGGGATTATCGAATAATTCGGTAATTGATATTGAAAACGACAAAAACGGAGGGCTTTGGATTGCTACCTGGGATGGACTGAATTATTATGATGGCTATAATTTTAAAATTTTTAAGCACAATTTTGAGGATCCCAAAGCAATCTCAAGTAACTATATCACGAAACTAACAAAGGATAATGCCGGCTTTATCTGGCTCATTACTAAAGAAGGCGATGTAAACAGATATATAGGAAACGGTGAATTCGTAAAATTCAAGTTCAATAGCATTCCAAAAAACTTTCAATTTTCTCAAAAGGGAAATATCGTAGTACAAACAAGTACAGCTTACTATGAATTTAAAGGAGGTGCTTTTTTGGAGATACCTTACAATTCCATAAAAAAAAATGATGCTAAAAGTTTAAAAAGCATCTTGTTAAAAAAATATCCTGAACTTATTATCAATGACGTTTTAAAGGATAAAGCAGGGAATATTTGGTATGCTACCCGAAAAAATGGACTGTATATTATCGCTAATGATATTACTAAAAGTATTCAGCATTTGACATCTGATTTATATTTACCTTATTCATTTAACAGTAACGAAATAGAAACGCTCCACGAAGATGCTTTCGGGAACATTTGGTTAGGGCAAAAAGACGGCGGTTTGAGTATGGCTTATGCAGGTTCAGAAAGAATAAATACAATAGTGCCACATCCTATAAAAGAGCCGCATTTACCAACAGAGACCATTAGAGCCATTACTAAAGATGCTGATGGAAAAACGTGGCTGGGTTATTACACAAATGGACTCTATCGGTACAATGTAAAAAGGCATTGTTACGAAAAGTATGTAATAAATGAAGCAGTTTTAAATCCGGATTGGGAAAGAGTCAGGAGTTTGTTTACAGCGAGTGACGGAACAATCTGGGTGGGAACGTATAAAGGAATAATACATATTTCCGGTACAAAACATACTTGTTACGAGGCGGAAAACATCAAAGAACTGCCCAATAACAGATCATATTCTATTTATGAAGATGAAAATAAACAGCTTTGGATAGGCTGTTGGGGCGGTTTGGCTAAATATAATTTGGCAACTGAAAAATTCGAGAGTTTTAAAGGGCAAAAAGCACTGAATAAATACCACATTAGGTGCGTTAAAAAAGACAAGCAGAATTTAATTTTAGCCACTGAAAATAATGGCGTTATTGTCTTTAATTTAGACACTAACGTTGTAAACCAAATTTCAAAACAGCAAGGTATTTTAGGTAATAGTGTTTATTCAGTCCTGATTGATAAGACTACTGATAATTATTGGATTGCTTCCTTAGGCGGTGTCAGTATTTTTAATAAAAAAAAGGGATTGGTTAAAAATATTGCTGAGTCTGATGGTCTTCCAAGTCATATGGTTTATGGTCTTATCGATAACGGAGATAAGGTTTGGATTAGTACCACTAAAGGAATTGCATCTATTGATAAAAGAACTTTTAAAATCACGTCTTATAATCCAAATCATGGATGGCAGGCACCAGAATTTTCAGAAGGAGCCTACTATAAGGATAATAAAGGGCTTTTATTTTTTGGTGGGGTAAATGGACTTAATTATTTCAATCCGAACAATATTCACTCCAATAATTCTACTGAAAAAATCAAATTAACTGTCGATGGCAACGAAAATTATTTAGCTGCAATAGAAAAAAGTTTCACTAATAATGAATTAGAAATTGAAATAACGCCTATTGTATTTCCTAAAGAAAGTAAATGTGAAATTTATTATAAATTAGAAGGAAGAGATAAAAATTGGATTTTATTGCAGGATATCAGAAAAATAGAATATGCCAATTTATCTTCTGGGGATTACCAATTTTTTATAAAACAAGGTAAAAATGGGATTGCTCAGCCAGTTTTTTTTACTCTCCATATTAGTAAAGCATTTTATGAGACTGTTCTGTTTTATATTTTATTATCAGTTATTATTCTAATTAGCTGTATGCTGTTGATTTATATTAAAAATAAAACTGCTGCAGCGCAGCAAAAATATCTTGTGGCAAAAATACAGGCCAGGACTGCAGTTATTGAAAGTCAGAAAAAAGATTTGCAGGCAATTAATGAAAAACTGGATGAAAAGAACAAAAAAATACTAGAGCAGAAAGAAAAACTTTTAAGGCTTCACAGCGATCTTAAGAACGAAAATTTTGAAATAGAAAAATTCAGAGCATTTATGCTGGCAGAATTTCAAGATCCAATTGCTAAGATTATTAAAATCTCAAATTCACATAAAAAAGACAACGAAGCAGAGCGGGATTTACTTTTCCAATCAGGTAAACTGGCCGATCTTATTTCGGGATGGAATTATTTGAGTTATGTTAAAGATATTGGCTCTGTAAAAAAATCAGCAATTAATCTTTTTCCTATTTTAAAGAATAGTATTCAAAAATTAAAAAAAGAGCTGCAGCGCAATCAGGTTAACTTAAATTGTGAAATTGACAATTCGCCTAATTTTGTATCCATAGATGTATTGCGATTAAAGTTATTACTGCAGTATTTTTTCAATGATATAAGTAAATATTCTGAAACAGACAGTACCTTAAATATCGAAATTGGGTATGAAAATAATTTTTTAAAAGTCACTGTAGTTTCTGATAGCATAATCTTAAAAAATAATTGGTACAATATTTTACATTACAGTCCCTATTTAAAAGCGCTGCATGTATTATTGGAAGACTTAAAAGGGGAATTTTTTGATAATTCGGATGGGAAATTTAAAAGTACTTTACAAATTCCTTTAGAATTTGCTTCCGAAAATTTAAAAATGAAAGAAACAATTTCGTGGAAGCATTTTAACAGTCAGGATCAATTATCTTCGGATAAAGAATTGTTTTTAGTTTTTAGCGATCAATCGGATTATACTGCCGCAAATCAGGTATTGGAGAGTAGTAATTATCACTTGCTTTTTGAGAATTCAGTGGCTAATTTAAACTCCGCTATAAAACAGATAAACTTTTCTGCCTTGGTATTTTACCAGGCAACATTCTCAAAAGAGCTGGTTTATTTTTTAAATTCTAATAGAAAAAATTCAGGTCTGAAAATGCCCATGATTTATATATCTGAAGATATTAATTATGAGCTGCATGAACAATTATTAGAGCTTGGAATAGAAACTCTAATTCAATTACCTGCCAGTGCTTCGTTTATTTCAAAAAAGATAGCCTCACTGATTGATAAAAATAAAGAAACGCAGCAGGAGAATAAAATGCAGCAAAAAATATTTGAAATTTTAACAGAGGATGATCCTTTGATAACTAATAATGACAAGCTGGTTAAACAAGCTTTGGAAATGATAAAAAAGGAGCTTCAGGACTCATCTTTTAATGTGGAAACACTTGTAGAGCATTTGGGAATTTCGAGGGTAAAATGCTATCGTATATTTAAAGAAACATTAAACCAATCTCCTTCAGATGTAATAACCTCTTTTAGATTACAAAAGGCGGAGATACTATTAAGGACTAAGAAATTAAATGTTTCTGAGATCAGTTTTGAGTGTGGTTATAATGACCCAAAGTATTTTGGGCGATCTTTCAAGAAATATTTTGGAAAAAGTCCTAAAGAATATAAAGCATTCTCTTAA
- a CDS encoding DUF2892 domain-containing protein: MKNRIVRGIAGTFILSSLLLSIYFNQNWLWFTAFVGANLLQSSITKWCLMDQILDKLGVKD; encoded by the coding sequence ATGAAAAATAGAATCGTAAGAGGTATTGCAGGTACCTTCATCTTATCCAGTTTACTATTATCCATCTATTTCAATCAAAATTGGTTGTGGTTTACGGCCTTTGTAGGTGCCAATTTATTACAATCATCTATAACCAAATGGTGTTTGATGGATCAAATCTTGGACAAATTGGGAGTGAAAGACTAA